One genomic segment of Mytilus galloprovincialis chromosome 5, xbMytGall1.hap1.1, whole genome shotgun sequence includes these proteins:
- the LOC143076956 gene encoding uncharacterized protein LOC143076956, which yields MSLTEEESNFFRFYFLNLKIATKAAKVYFDYVHHPAGLASELTNSSVTLKGLRFMTKLQLNILYPSPGQTGTSAEFDTTLIVCLLRNLTPRESAPVTGWDNLPLPGDTSTGADLARVKWYRNQLVHSKDGILSSTDFNQWWGDLEGAIGRLSAKGGLPMLKEAQLAKHVVLDGSLTDMLLELRSCKKSQQELTEKINNQQSSIDILMSNKEEHEKKMHQVNVSHQKGEAKKQKLSTEPIVYKDECTEKLQACKNDIKKNEVTIKELQDQSDKKQNKIADLILHICKLEIKYEQHDKMLKEHDEHLAMLDGQGSKQGEQIAQQAEQLAQHCEQMAQQGEQMEIQRKHIAQQGGNNQTRLEEDTRALIEEDVREATFVSTKAVTDGLLLLKQNGVLLITGYAGTGKSRIGRHVLHMVCTENKSVKCMQLTLAEWDDMTKKNEKKDNKEENMDIRADKVVLLLDDIFGETNCIYNGEKDTPILDKIYAYVCKGNIKVIITIRDTVKRQCQEMFESHRLFKFDFIDLSSGKYVLSRGEKLTFLTKYMKIVRQSDYIKSKGFVDRNGHLILKSNEVSNISRGNPVKGFPLVVYQFVHNDKYFKLGSNFFDRPTEAMLEEMNAIRRKGEDQSNDKRRCMIQYAVMVYTAINENRINPDDNSCGTEISKVINAIYGGTTEMKKRHILDAVKDLKGSYLVNIPNQRSYKLHHPTLQESVILSFAQIDEKNIDKIIPLISWSFFLKMVKPKSYTEKEGEVVLRVPINSYKLLADRLVDFYMPKSSHYGIDQFIPSLCNTEIFQEENCLLLPCLLEALQKEDGNVEHTENMIRSNEMDTFNSYLSQNVSHIKKKISFLANLLETLAMLDGQFDLYNFTLKTFKTIGKTNSHQFTIDYMKSSLISSLCKVCSTKYVIHVKATLEIAEEYKIPVLLDQGVKLTDSMTALNWRDNKPYVCLAFCIWNAYTVFNLPVLEFLLSKYIQTPFDINLFFKMTYSKEMYGTMVLSLRKLNFGNPSLSSLPLKWMIEKFPDQKLDDPTFILRTACKYQMFDTVEYVASICKTFDEISCLQAFVDMPMSPLSKVSFNRELFSFLLKKVDISSKGLIPVVMSIIQKNNIPDYIFDAFLPVCLNSTDILTLACQNGQFYLVNLIMESSRFENLDIQSALMAACGCQSNYNLFFYIEINIRNIEIKKLNIVQYIVEKIGFDQFDLKAVCQQACASKQIKIIEWFVQNIETTRLNVHTFIDAALINKRSDMLEHIMKNIDLESLDKRRVLKSVTEQYTAECSTTILEIVRTIWDSTEDKEVLHMEEIVNTAYERKHFELLMWIHDKCHPHVSIDSKKVIILAVEDARVDVVKWASQTFKQTSLDNNEGKIFIKLCCKMFDFKYSRKCQSDNALLSSEENINLKRQQVNDGQCCEQAPQENNELNSSSDNDDCSSPTKRLCLEKEEQT from the exons ATGAGTCTAACAGAAGAAGAGTCAAATTTCTTCAGGTTTTACTTCCTGAATCTAAAGATTGCCACAAAGGCTGCCAAGGTGTATTTTGATTATGTCCATCATCCAGCAGGACTTGCCAGTGAACTTACCAACAGTTCTGTGACCTTGAAAGGCCTCCGTTTTATGACAAAATTGCAACTGAATATTTTATATCCAAGTCCTG GCCAAACAGGTACTTCAGCAGAGTTTGATACAACTCTGATTGTTTGCCTTTTACGGAACCTGACACCACGTGAATCTGCCCCTGTTACTGGCTGGGATAATTTACCACTACCAGGTGATACCAGTACAGGTGCAGACCTTGCCAGAGTTAAATGGTACAGAAACCAGTTAGTCCATAGTAAAGATGGAATATTGTCGTCAACAGATTTTAATCAGTGGTGGGGAGATTTAGAAGGT gCTATTGGACGTCTTAGTGCTAAGGGCGGTCTGCCAATGCTTAAAGAAGCTCAGTTGGCAAAACATGTTGTCCTGGATGGATCCCTAACAGATATGTTACTAGAATTAAGAAGCTGTAAAAAGTCTCAACAGGAACTGACAGAAAAGATAAACAATCAGCAATCATCAATTGACATTCTTATGAGTAATAAAGAAGAGCATGAAAAGAAAATGCACCAGGTAAATGTTTCCCATCAAAAAGGGGAAGCTAAAAAACAGAAATTGTCGACTGAACCTATTGTTTACAAAGACGAATGTACAGAGAAACTCCAGGCCTGTAagaatgatataaaaaagaatgaaGTGACAATTAAAGAGTTGCAAGACCAATCAGATAAGAAACAAAATAAGATAGCTGACCTTATTTTACATATAtgtaaacttgaaattaaatatgAACAACATGACAAGATGTTAAAAGAACATGATGAACATTTGGCTATGCTTGATGGACAGGGGTCAAAACAAGGTGAACAGATAGCACAACAAGCTGAACAGTTAGCACAACATTGTGAACAGATGGCACAACAAGGTGAACAAATGGAAATTCAACGTAAACATATTGCACAACAAG GTGGAAATAATCAAACAAGACTTGAGG AAGATACAAGAGCTCTTATTGAAGAAGATGTGAGAGAGGCTACATTCGTTAGTACTAAGGCAGTGACTGATGGCTTGTTACTGCTGAAACAGAATGGAGTCTTGTTGATAACAGGATATGCAGGTACTGGAAAAAGTCGGATTGGTCGTCATGTCCTACATATGGTTTGTACTGAAAATAAGTCAGTCAAATGTATGCAGCTAACATTAGCGGAATGGGATGAtatgaccaaaaaaaatgaaaagaaggaCAACAAAGAAGAAAATATGGACATTAGAGCAGATAAAGTGGTACTTTTACTTGATGACATTTTCGGTGAAACAAATTGTATTTATAATGGAGAAAAAGACACACCAATTCTAGACAAGATTTATGCATATGTATGTAAAGGTAACATTAAAGTCATTATAACAATCAGAGATACAGTCAAACGTCAGTGTCAAGAAATGTTTGAAAGTCATAGATTatttaagtttgattttattgaTCTTAGTTCAGGCAAGTATGTATTAAGCAGGGGGGAGAAACTTACTTTTCTCACAAAATACATGAAAATAGTTCGTCAATCAGACTATATAAAAAGTAAAGGATTTGTAGACCGTAATggacatttgattttaaaatctaATGAAGTTTCGAATATTTCACGGGGGAATCCAGTCAAAGGGTTTCCTCTAGTAGTTTATCAGTTTGTCcataatgacaaatattttaagcTTGGAAGCAATTTTTTTGACCGGCCAACAGAAGCCATGTTAGAAGAAATGAATGCAATAAGACGAAAAGGTGAGGATCAAAGTAATGATAAAAGGAGGTGTATGATACAGTATGCAGTTATGGTCTACACAGCAATAAATGAAAACCGTATTAACCCTGATGATAACTCATGTGGTACAGAAATTTCAAAAGTAATTAATGCAATCTATGGAGGGACCACTGAAATGAAAAAACGCCACATATTAGATGCCGTGAAGGATCTTAAAGGCAGTTACTTAGTAAATATACCAAACCAAAGATCTTACAAATTACACCATCCAACACTTCAGGAGAGTGTTATCTTATCTTTTGCTCagattgatgaaaaaaatatagacaagATCATACCTTTAATCAGCTGGTCATTTTTCCTGAAGATGGTTAAACCAAAATCATACACAGAAAAAGAGGGAGAGGTAGTATTGAGAGTTCCAATTAACAGTTATAAACTATTAGCCGATAGATTAGTGGATTTTTACATGCCAAAATCTAGTCATTATGGTATAGATCAGTTTATACCCTCCTTATGTAATACTGAAATATTTCAAGAAGAAAATTGTCTGCTGCTTCCTTGTTTATTAGAGGCTTTACAAAAGGAAGATGGTAACGTTGAACATACGGAAAATATGATTAGATCTAATGAAATGGATACTTTTAATAGTTATCTTTCTCAAAACGTTTCtcacattaagaaaaaaatcagtttcCTTGCTAACTTACTTGAAACGTTAGCCATGTTAGACGGGCAGTTTGATTTATATAACTTTACATTGAAGACATTTAAAACAATAGGAAAAACTAACAGTCATCAATTTACCATTGACTACATGAAATCTTCTTTGATTTCATCTTTATGTAAGGTCTGTTCCACCAAGtatgttatacatgttaaagCCACTTTGGAGATAGCAGAAGAATACAAAATACCTGTTTTGCTTGATCAAGGTGTTAAACTAACCGACAGCATGACAGCATTGAACTGGCGTGATAACAAACCATATGTTTGTCTTGCATTTTGTATTTGGAATGCATATACAGTATTTAATCTACCTGTATTAGAGTTCCTACTTTCAAAATACATTCAGACTCCTTTtgatatcaatttatttttcaagatgACATATAGCAAAGAAATGTATGGAACTATGGTACTATCATTAAGAAAACTTAATTTTGGAAATCCATCTTTATCTTCTTTACCTCTAAAATGGATGATAGAAAAATTTCCAGACCAGAAATTAGATGATCCTACCTTTATCTTAAGAACTGCATGCAAGTACCAGATGTTTGATACAGTTGAGTATGTTGCTTCTATATGTAAAACGTTTGATGAAATTTCTTGTCTTCAAGCATTTGTAGATATGCCTATGAGTCCACTTAGTAAAGTTTCTTTTAATCGAGAATTATTTAGTTTTCTTCTTAAAAAAGTTGACATCTCATCAAAAGGACTGATTCCTGTTGTTATGTCAATTATACAGAAAAATAATATTCCTGATTATATTTTCGATGCTTTCCTTCCAGTCTGTTTAAATAGTACAGATATACTAACTTTGGCTTGCCAGAATGGACAGTTTTATCTTGTTAATCTAATAATGGAGAGCAGCCGTTTTGAAAATTTAGACATTCAGTCAGCCCTTATGGCAGCATGTGGATGTCAGAGCAattataacctttttttttacattgaaattaatataagaaatattgaaattaaaaagttaaacatAGTACAATACATTGTTGAAAAAATTGGATTTGATCAGTTTGATTTGAAAGCTGTGTGTCAACAGGCATGTGcttcaaaacaaatcaaaattataGAATGGTTTGTTCAGAACATTGAAACAACTAGATTAAATGTGCATACCTTTATAGATGCAGCTTTAATTAATAAAAGATCAGATATGTTAGAACACATAATGAAAAATATTGACTTAGAAAGTTTAGATAAACGAAGAGTTTTAAAATCTGTAACTGAACAATATACTGCCGAATGTTCTACTACAATATTAGAAATAGTACGCACTATCTGGGATAGTACAGAAGATAAGGAAGTGTTACACATGGAAGAAATAGTAAATACAGCATATGAAAGGAAACATTTCGAGTTATTGATGTGGATTCATGATAAATGTCACCCACATGTATCTATTGATTcaaaaaaagtaataatattaGCAGTTGAAGATGCCAGGGTTGATGTAGTAAAGTGGGCATCTCAGACTTTTAAACAAACATCATTGGATAATAATGAAggaaaaatattcattaaattatgttgtaaaatgtttgattttaaataTAGT